A region of Streptomyces paludis DNA encodes the following proteins:
- the cmk gene encoding (d)CMP kinase encodes MENGATPARTAPAAVVVAIDGPSGTGKSSTSKAVAAQLGLSYLDTGAQYRAMTWWMITNGIDVTDAAAVATAAAKPVLVSGTDPAHPTITVDGADASGPIRTQEVTSRVSAVSAVPEVRTLVTELQRSIAAAAERGIVVEGRDIGTTVLPDADLKIFLTASPEARAARRSGELTGKDAAGLAATREALIKRDAADSGRKTSPLAKAGDAVEVDTTELTLQQVIECVVTLVEEKRAAA; translated from the coding sequence GTGGAAAACGGAGCAACCCCCGCCCGGACCGCCCCGGCCGCCGTCGTCGTCGCCATCGACGGGCCCTCCGGTACGGGCAAGTCGAGCACCTCCAAGGCGGTGGCCGCCCAGCTCGGGCTGAGCTACCTGGACACCGGCGCGCAGTACCGCGCGATGACCTGGTGGATGATCACCAACGGGATCGACGTGACCGACGCCGCCGCCGTGGCCACCGCCGCGGCCAAGCCCGTCCTGGTCTCCGGCACCGACCCGGCGCACCCCACGATCACCGTGGACGGCGCGGACGCCTCGGGCCCCATCCGTACGCAGGAGGTCACCTCCCGGGTGAGCGCGGTCAGCGCCGTACCCGAGGTACGGACCCTCGTCACAGAACTACAGCGGTCCATCGCGGCGGCGGCCGAGCGCGGCATCGTCGTCGAGGGCCGCGACATCGGGACGACCGTGCTGCCGGACGCCGACCTCAAGATCTTCCTCACCGCCTCCCCGGAGGCCCGGGCCGCGCGCCGCAGCGGCGAGCTGACCGGCAAGGACGCGGCCGGTCTCGCCGCCACCAGGGAAGCCCTGATCAAGCGGGACGCGGCCGACTCCGGCCGTAAGACGTCCCCGCTCGCCAAGGCCGGTGACGCGGTCGAGGTGGACACCACCGAACTCACGCTCCAGCAGGTCATCGAGTGCGTCGTGACCCTGGTCGAGGAGAAGCGGGCGGCGGCGTGA
- a CDS encoding MFS transporter produces the protein MSGTATAGARIRAAGDGANRWVVLAVLCVSLLLVALDATVLHVAVPAVTADLRPSGVGLLWIVDAYPLVCASLLILFGTLGDRIGRRRILLMGYGIFAVASAAAAFAPSPEVLIGARALLGVGGAMIMPATLSVLREVFPDRRERAMAIGIWTAVAAVGAALGPVLGGFLVEHFWWGSVFLINLPALAVLLPLGRFALPESRGPDGGPWDVLGALLAAAGVLGVVLGVKRLGAGETPLGPSTLVPLCAGAALLVLFVRRQRRRKDPLIDLRMFARPAFATSVGCIVLAMLALVGLELIAVQYLQLVLGLSPLEAGLRLLPLTFAAMAAGATGALSLRRFGPRRMVSWGFVLTAVAVLLLVQLGQHDRPALLASCFVLLGFGLQTTLFGAYESMLSEAPAERAGGAAAIGETSYQLGAGLGIALLGSVMNAVYAPAMASAKGVPPAAGAAAADSLGEAYQVAARLGGSAGESLRLAARHSFVQGLHVTLLVSAGLLLLGALAALRLPRAMECAAAADGTAGKAAEVPPVRSAVAVRPREPRAVTVRPRPLPELRAARPRGAPDGAVPVIGRGPAEPAGSGRATG, from the coding sequence ATGTCCGGGACCGCCACGGCCGGAGCACGGATACGTGCCGCCGGTGACGGTGCCAACCGCTGGGTCGTCCTGGCCGTCCTCTGCGTCAGCCTGCTGCTGGTCGCGCTCGACGCGACCGTGCTGCATGTCGCCGTCCCCGCCGTCACCGCCGATCTCCGCCCCAGCGGGGTCGGACTGCTCTGGATCGTCGACGCCTACCCGCTGGTCTGCGCCTCGCTGCTGATCCTCTTCGGCACCCTCGGCGACCGCATCGGACGGCGCCGGATCCTGCTCATGGGGTACGGGATCTTCGCGGTGGCCTCGGCCGCCGCCGCCTTCGCGCCCTCCCCCGAAGTGCTGATCGGCGCCCGCGCGCTGCTGGGCGTCGGCGGCGCGATGATCATGCCCGCGACCCTCTCCGTACTGCGCGAGGTCTTCCCCGACCGGCGCGAGCGGGCCATGGCCATCGGGATCTGGACGGCGGTCGCGGCGGTCGGCGCCGCCCTCGGCCCGGTCCTGGGCGGCTTCCTGGTCGAGCACTTCTGGTGGGGCTCGGTCTTTCTGATCAACCTTCCGGCGCTGGCGGTCCTGCTGCCCCTCGGCCGCTTCGCGCTCCCCGAGTCCCGGGGGCCCGACGGCGGGCCCTGGGACGTCCTCGGCGCGCTCCTGGCCGCCGCCGGGGTGCTCGGGGTGGTCCTCGGGGTGAAGCGGCTGGGCGCCGGGGAGACCCCGCTCGGCCCCTCGACGCTGGTCCCGCTCTGCGCCGGCGCGGCCCTCCTCGTCCTCTTCGTCCGCCGCCAGCGGCGCCGTAAGGACCCCCTCATAGACCTGCGGATGTTCGCCAGGCCCGCGTTCGCCACCTCCGTCGGCTGCATCGTCCTCGCCATGCTGGCGCTGGTCGGCCTGGAGCTGATCGCCGTCCAGTATCTGCAACTGGTGCTGGGGCTCAGCCCGCTGGAGGCCGGGCTGCGGCTGCTGCCGCTGACCTTCGCCGCCATGGCCGCGGGCGCCACCGGGGCCCTCTCGCTGCGCCGGTTCGGCCCCCGGCGGATGGTGTCCTGGGGTTTCGTCCTCACCGCCGTCGCCGTACTGCTGCTGGTCCAGCTCGGCCAGCACGACCGGCCCGCGCTGCTCGCCTCGTGCTTCGTCCTGCTCGGCTTCGGCCTCCAGACCACGCTGTTCGGCGCGTACGAGTCGATGCTCAGCGAGGCCCCCGCCGAGCGGGCGGGCGGCGCGGCGGCCATCGGCGAGACCTCGTACCAGCTCGGCGCGGGCCTCGGGATCGCGCTGCTCGGCAGTGTGATGAACGCGGTGTACGCGCCCGCCATGGCCTCCGCGAAGGGCGTTCCGCCGGCCGCCGGCGCCGCCGCGGCCGACTCGCTGGGCGAGGCGTACCAGGTGGCGGCCCGGCTCGGCGGGAGTGCGGGGGAGTCACTGCGGCTCGCCGCACGTCACTCGTTCGTGCAAGGACTGCATGTGACGCTGCTGGTGAGCGCCGGTCTGCTGCTGCTCGGCGCGCTGGCCGCGCTGCGGCTGCCGAGGGCCATGGAGTGCGCGGCGGCTGCGGACGGGACGGCCGGGAAGGCCGCCGAGGTGCCCCCGGTCCGGAGCGCGGTCGCCGTACGTCCGCGTGAGCCGCGGGCGGTGACCGTACGGCCGCGGCCCCTGCCCGAGCTGCGCGCCGCCCGGCCGCGCGGTGCTCCGGACGGCGCGGTTCCGGTGATCGGCCGGGGACCCGCCGAGCCGGCCGGGTCTGGACGGGCGACGGGCTGA
- a CDS encoding phosphatase PAP2 family protein → MRTDIFARLDREPEPPKIEIPRMSRTRAALFGGTLAFYIAIVVAVLVSSSLVILDWKIMLFRPYQQWPDLHAFLDYFVVLGQRGPTAVMIAAWLGWRSWRQHTLRPLLVLGAALLALNVTVGAVKLGLGRLGPHYATQIGSAELFAGGDIFPSGHTANAVVTWGILAYLATTPRARRYLSIMSSVVALGVGATTVYLGTHWLSDVLLGWAAGLLILLGLPWFEPLIGRTERTVLGLRDRLRDRWRNRPRQTPVVPVAVGGAPWPVPVPQEVPHTGEEVCEPVGAGHPGRAGAPGRPVGQLAAAAQLTAQPRPHGVRSERTPVTPAGSRRPPRSRPLTGG, encoded by the coding sequence GTGCGTACCGACATCTTTGCCCGACTGGACCGGGAGCCGGAACCGCCGAAGATAGAGATCCCGCGGATGAGCCGCACCCGTGCGGCTCTCTTCGGCGGGACCTTGGCGTTCTACATCGCCATCGTCGTCGCTGTGCTCGTCTCGTCCTCGCTGGTGATCCTGGACTGGAAGATCATGCTCTTCCGGCCCTATCAGCAGTGGCCGGACCTGCATGCCTTCCTCGACTACTTCGTGGTGCTCGGCCAGCGCGGTCCCACCGCCGTGATGATCGCGGCGTGGCTGGGCTGGCGCTCCTGGCGCCAGCACACGCTGCGCCCGCTGCTGGTGCTCGGCGCGGCGCTGCTGGCCCTCAATGTGACCGTGGGCGCGGTGAAGCTCGGCCTCGGGCGGCTCGGCCCGCACTACGCGACGCAGATCGGCTCGGCCGAACTCTTCGCCGGCGGCGATATATTTCCCTCCGGCCACACCGCGAACGCCGTCGTGACCTGGGGAATCCTCGCCTATCTGGCCACCACTCCACGGGCCAGGCGATATCTGTCGATCATGTCGTCGGTGGTGGCCCTGGGGGTCGGCGCGACGACGGTGTACCTCGGTACGCACTGGCTGAGCGATGTGCTGCTGGGCTGGGCCGCGGGGCTGCTGATCCTGCTGGGGCTGCCCTGGTTCGAGCCGCTGATCGGCCGGACCGAACGGACGGTCCTGGGCCTGCGCGACCGCCTCCGCGACCGCTGGCGAAACCGCCCTCGGCAGACCCCGGTGGTGCCGGTCGCCGTCGGCGGCGCGCCGTGGCCCGTGCCGGTCCCGCAGGAGGTGCCGCACACCGGCGAGGAGGTCTGCGAGCCGGTCGGCGCGGGGCATCCGGGCCGGGCGGGCGCGCCGGGCCGGCCGGTCGGACAGCTCGCCGCCGCGGCGCAGCTGACGGCCCAGCCGAGGCCGCACGGGGTCCGTTCGGAGCGCACCCCGGTCACCCCGGCGGGCAGCCGCCGTCCGCCGCGCTCACGGCCCCTGACGGGCGGCTGA
- a CDS encoding I78 family peptidase inhibitor, whose protein sequence is MAPIPTPPRQPDDAPDSYTGLDAASAERRARQRGWTHVRALPPGVIITMEYVAGRINFEVDADRVIRCWFG, encoded by the coding sequence ATGGCACCGATACCGACTCCGCCCCGACAGCCCGACGACGCCCCCGATTCCTATACCGGCCTGGACGCCGCGAGCGCCGAGCGGCGCGCCCGGCAGCGCGGCTGGACCCATGTGCGCGCGCTGCCGCCGGGCGTGATCATCACGATGGAGTACGTGGCCGGCCGGATCAACTTCGAGGTGGACGCCGACCGGGTGATCCGCTGCTGGTTCGGCTGA
- a CDS encoding DUF5685 family protein, which yields MRAAPPNDSWGTVVFGIVRPCAHRLTEGLKTEWMAHLCGLCLALRADHGQFARIVTNYDGLIVSVLTEAQTERVPEGRRTAGPCPLRGMRTAPVARGEGARLAATVSLVLASAKVRDHVADRDGLLKRRPLAAAARRVATGWDRAGARTGAELGFDTAVLVDAVDRQPAIERLAGPGTSLLTVTEPTETATAAAFAHTAVLAGRPGNRAPLAEAGRLFGRLAHLLDAVEDQSADAASGAWNPLTATGAGRAEARRLADDAVHGIRLALRDAEFTDGRLAHVLLAHELRASVDRAFGTAVCAHGTDEGHGAGEGHGVGSGHPGLPAGAPRKPPVPRGLLAGCAAFVGLCCTCRLCCAGEYEGPWSRKKREGLCHRDGCDNCCDCCDCCGGCDGCDSCCCCDCGS from the coding sequence ATGCGGGCCGCGCCGCCGAATGACTCCTGGGGGACCGTTGTGTTCGGAATTGTCAGACCCTGCGCTCATCGGCTCACCGAAGGGCTGAAAACCGAGTGGATGGCTCATCTCTGCGGGCTCTGCCTGGCACTTCGGGCCGATCACGGGCAGTTTGCCCGGATTGTCACGAACTATGATGGCCTGATCGTCTCGGTTCTGACGGAGGCTCAGACCGAACGCGTCCCCGAGGGACGGCGGACGGCGGGCCCCTGCCCGCTGCGCGGCATGCGCACCGCGCCCGTCGCCCGGGGGGAGGGCGCCCGGCTCGCGGCCACCGTGTCGCTGGTGCTGGCCTCGGCGAAGGTACGGGACCACGTCGCCGACCGCGACGGGCTGTTGAAACGCCGGCCACTGGCCGCCGCCGCGCGCCGGGTCGCCACCGGCTGGGACCGGGCCGGCGCGCGGACGGGCGCGGAACTGGGCTTCGACACGGCGGTCCTGGTCGACGCGGTCGACCGGCAGCCGGCCATCGAGCGGCTCGCCGGGCCCGGCACCTCACTGCTCACCGTCACGGAACCGACCGAGACGGCCACGGCCGCCGCGTTCGCCCATACCGCGGTGCTGGCGGGCCGGCCCGGGAACCGGGCGCCGCTGGCCGAGGCGGGCCGGCTCTTCGGCCGGCTCGCGCATCTGCTGGACGCGGTCGAGGACCAGTCCGCCGACGCCGCCTCGGGGGCCTGGAACCCGCTCACCGCGACCGGCGCCGGACGCGCCGAGGCGCGCCGGCTCGCCGACGACGCGGTGCACGGGATCCGGCTCGCGCTGCGCGACGCCGAGTTCACCGACGGCAGGCTGGCCCACGTACTGCTGGCGCACGAGCTGCGCGCCTCGGTCGACCGGGCCTTCGGTACGGCGGTGTGCGCGCACGGGACGGACGAGGGCCATGGGGCGGGCGAGGGGCATGGGGTAGGCAGCGGGCACCCCGGACTGCCGGCCGGCGCACCGCGCAAGCCGCCCGTACCGCGCGGTCTGCTGGCGGGGTGCGCGGCCTTCGTCGGGCTCTGCTGCACCTGCCGGCTGTGCTGCGCCGGCGAGTACGAGGGGCCGTGGTCGAGGAAGAAGCGGGAGGGCCTCTGCCACAGGGACGGGTGCGATAACTGCTGTGATTGCTGCGACTGTTGCGGCGGTTGTGATGGCTGCGACAGCTGCTGCTGTTGCGACTGCGGATCATGA
- the der gene encoding ribosome biogenesis GTPase Der, producing the protein MNDQIDSGDEHGELGDAEYADFMELAAQEGFDAEEVEGAIGEAGHGPLPILAVVGRPNVGKSTLVNRIIGRREAVVEDKPGVTRDRVTYEAEWAGRRFKVVDTGGWEQDVLGIDASVAAQAEYAIEASDAVVFVVDSTVGATDTDEAVVRLLRKAGKPVVLCANKVDGQSGEADATALWSLGLGEPHPVSSLHGRGTGDMLDAVLEALPEAPEQTFGTAIGGPRRIALIGRPNVGKSSLLNKVAGQERVVVNEIAGTTRDPVDELIELGGTVWKFIDTAGIRRKVHLQEGADYYASLRTAAAVEKAEVAVVLIDTSDSISVQDQRIITMAVEAGRALVIAYNKWDTLDEERRYYLEREIETELAQVAWAPRVNVSARTGRHMEKLVPAIETALAGWETRVPTGRLNAFLGELVAAHPHPIRGGKQPRILFGTQAGTKPPRFVLFSSGFIEHGYRRFIERRLREEFGFEGTPIHISVRVREKRGRKK; encoded by the coding sequence ATGAACGACCAGATCGACTCCGGCGACGAACACGGAGAGCTTGGCGACGCCGAGTACGCGGACTTCATGGAGCTTGCCGCTCAGGAGGGCTTCGACGCCGAGGAGGTGGAGGGCGCGATCGGCGAGGCCGGGCACGGCCCGCTGCCGATCCTCGCCGTCGTCGGCCGGCCCAATGTCGGCAAGTCGACCCTCGTGAACCGGATCATCGGCCGTCGCGAGGCCGTCGTCGAGGACAAGCCCGGCGTCACCCGCGACCGCGTCACCTACGAGGCCGAGTGGGCGGGCCGCCGCTTCAAGGTCGTCGACACCGGCGGCTGGGAGCAGGACGTGCTGGGCATCGACGCCTCCGTCGCCGCCCAGGCCGAGTACGCGATCGAGGCGTCCGACGCGGTGGTCTTCGTGGTGGACTCCACGGTCGGCGCCACCGACACCGACGAGGCCGTGGTCCGGCTGCTGCGCAAGGCGGGCAAGCCGGTGGTGCTCTGCGCCAACAAGGTCGACGGGCAGAGCGGCGAGGCCGACGCCACGGCGCTCTGGTCGCTGGGGCTCGGCGAGCCCCACCCGGTCTCCTCGCTGCACGGCCGCGGCACCGGCGACATGCTGGACGCGGTCCTCGAAGCGCTGCCGGAGGCCCCGGAGCAGACCTTCGGGACGGCGATCGGCGGCCCCCGCCGGATCGCGCTCATCGGGCGGCCGAACGTCGGCAAGTCGTCCCTGCTGAACAAGGTGGCGGGCCAGGAGCGCGTCGTCGTCAACGAGATCGCCGGGACCACCCGGGACCCGGTCGACGAGCTGATCGAGCTGGGCGGCACGGTCTGGAAGTTCATCGACACGGCGGGCATCCGCCGCAAGGTGCACCTCCAGGAGGGCGCGGACTACTACGCGTCGCTGCGGACCGCCGCCGCGGTCGAGAAGGCGGAGGTCGCGGTCGTCCTGATCGACACGAGCGACTCCATCAGCGTCCAGGACCAGCGGATCATCACCATGGCCGTGGAGGCGGGCCGCGCGCTTGTCATCGCGTACAACAAGTGGGACACCCTCGACGAGGAGCGCCGCTACTACCTGGAGCGCGAGATCGAGACGGAGCTGGCGCAGGTCGCCTGGGCGCCCCGGGTGAATGTGTCGGCGCGCACCGGCCGGCACATGGAGAAGCTGGTCCCGGCGATCGAGACGGCGCTGGCGGGCTGGGAGACGCGGGTCCCGACGGGCCGGCTCAACGCGTTCCTCGGCGAGCTGGTCGCCGCGCACCCGCATCCGATCCGCGGCGGCAAGCAGCCGCGCATCCTGTTCGGTACGCAGGCGGGCACGAAGCCGCCGCGCTTCGTGCTCTTCTCCTCGGGCTTCATCGAGCACGGCTACCGGCGCTTCATCGAGCGCCGGCTGCGTGAGGAGTTCGGCTTCGAGGGCACCCCGATCCATATCTCCGTGCGGGTGCGCGAGAAGCGCGGGCGCAAGAAGTGA
- a CDS encoding cell division protein SepF, producing the protein MGSVRKASAWLGLVEDNDERYYDDEYAEGAESADSWKSEPRMRVAPEAAPERQPRRIATVSPESFRDARAIGELFRAGTPVIMNLTLMEPADAKRVVDFAAGLIFGLRGSIERVATRVFLLTPADTQIVNGEATGPQDGFFNQS; encoded by the coding sequence ATGGGATCGGTGCGCAAGGCGAGCGCCTGGCTGGGCCTCGTCGAGGACAACGACGAGCGTTACTACGACGACGAGTACGCCGAGGGTGCGGAGAGTGCGGACAGCTGGAAGAGCGAGCCGCGCATGCGGGTCGCCCCGGAAGCCGCCCCGGAGCGGCAGCCCCGCAGGATCGCCACGGTCTCCCCGGAGAGCTTCCGGGACGCCCGGGCCATCGGCGAGCTGTTCCGGGCCGGCACCCCGGTCATCATGAACCTGACCCTCATGGAACCCGCCGACGCCAAGCGCGTGGTGGACTTCGCCGCCGGGCTGATCTTCGGACTGCGCGGCTCGATCGAGCGCGTGGCCACCCGGGTCTTCCTGCTCACCCCCGCCGACACCCAGATCGTCAACGGCGAGGCCACCGGGCCGCAGGACGGCTTCTTCAACCAGAGCTGA
- a CDS encoding acyl-CoA dehydrogenase family protein: MSASSVPPATASTARRPPFDPRDPLGLDELLAPEDLAVRDTVRAWAADRVLPHIADWYERGELPGIRELARELGSLGALGMSLTGYGCAGATAVQYGLTCLELEAADSGIRSLVSVQGSLAMYAIHRFGADEQKERWLPGMAAGEIIGCFGLTEPDHGSDPAGMRTYAKRDGSDWVLTGRKMWITNGSVAGVAVVWARTDEGIRGFLVPAGTPGFSAPEITHKWSLRASVTSELVLDEVRLPADAVLPAATGLGGPLGCLNHARYGIVWGAMGAARACFESALGYAKTREQFGRPIGGFQLTQAKLADMALELHKGLLLAHHLGRRMDAGRLRPEQVSFGKLNNVREAIGICRTARTVLGANGISLEYPVMRHATNLESVLTYEGTVEMHQLVLGKALTGLDAFR; encoded by the coding sequence GTGTCCGCTTCGTCCGTCCCGCCCGCCACCGCCTCCACCGCGCGGCGGCCCCCCTTCGACCCGCGGGATCCCCTCGGCCTCGACGAGCTGCTCGCCCCCGAGGACCTCGCGGTCCGCGACACCGTACGGGCGTGGGCCGCCGACCGGGTGCTGCCGCACATCGCCGACTGGTACGAGCGCGGCGAACTGCCCGGCATCCGGGAGCTGGCGCGCGAACTCGGTTCGCTCGGCGCGCTCGGCATGTCCCTGACGGGGTACGGCTGCGCGGGCGCCACCGCCGTGCAGTACGGGCTCACCTGTCTGGAGCTGGAGGCCGCCGACTCCGGCATCCGCTCGCTGGTCTCCGTACAGGGCTCGCTCGCCATGTACGCGATCCACCGGTTCGGTGCGGACGAGCAGAAGGAGCGGTGGCTGCCCGGGATGGCGGCGGGCGAGATCATCGGCTGCTTCGGGCTCACCGAGCCGGACCACGGCTCGGACCCGGCCGGGATGCGGACGTACGCCAAGCGCGACGGCTCCGACTGGGTGCTCACCGGCCGCAAGATGTGGATCACCAATGGCTCGGTGGCGGGTGTCGCCGTGGTCTGGGCGCGGACGGACGAGGGGATCAGGGGCTTTCTGGTCCCGGCGGGCACGCCCGGTTTCTCGGCGCCGGAGATCACCCATAAGTGGTCGTTGCGTGCCTCGGTCACCAGCGAACTGGTCCTCGACGAGGTACGGCTGCCCGCCGACGCGGTCCTTCCGGCGGCGACCGGGCTGGGCGGGCCGCTCGGCTGTCTGAACCACGCGCGGTACGGAATCGTGTGGGGGGCGATGGGCGCGGCGCGCGCCTGTTTCGAGTCGGCGCTGGGGTACGCGAAGACGCGGGAGCAGTTCGGCCGGCCGATCGGGGGCTTCCAGCTCACCCAGGCCAAGCTCGCGGACATGGCGCTCGAACTGCACAAGGGGCTGCTGCTCGCCCATCATCTGGGGCGGCGGATGGACGCGGGGCGGCTCCGTCCGGAACAGGTCAGTTTCGGCAAGCTCAACAATGTGCGGGAGGCGATCGGGATCTGCCGGACCGCGCGGACCGTCCTCGGCGCCAACGGGATCTCGCTCGAATACCCGGTCATGCGCCATGCGACAAACCTGGAGTCGGTGCTCACGTACGAGGGCACCGTCGAGATGCACCAACTCGTCCTGGGCAAGGCGCTCACCGGCCTCGACGCCTTCCGGTAG
- a CDS encoding FAD/NAD(P)-binding protein, producing MPLSPPPLPSSASAPSSPSAVTPSLVVIGAGPRGTGFLERIAANARSLYAGRRLDIHLVDPYPPGGGRIWRRDQSPLLWMNSMAEDVTMYTDDSVALAGPVREGPALHEWAAAAGSESGDGGDVEDVLGAERAALTGQSFPTRRLQSAYLGWVYEQAVAALPPGVTVHLHPTSALRVSGPRGGRQRVWLAGRAEPLTADLVVLTLGHLDGEPDAQQRELAEFARRHGLLHLPPDFTSDSDLSALPAGEPVLTRGFGLAFVDLMVLVTEGRGGRWTGSDQEDGGGLVYHPSGREPVLYVGSRRGVPYHSKIGYTLDGERPPLPRFLGPAQVDALLARDEPADHRRDVRPLIDKELGFAHYHRLFHAHPERTRGGWTAFEKAYAAATGGPELAALVAGAVPDPADRLDLGVLDRPLRGRGFASYDALQDGLRDYIAADLARRHDPSHSADLAVFYALLSVYGQLIRLGDAGDPDGRWHGFFSYLASGPPGPRLRQLLALSRAGVVRFLGPDTAIEADDERGVFRATSPAVPGEYVEARALVEARLPDPSPARTRSPLLRALYEEGAAVTSSAGLVRVDPDDGRLLERDGTPHPRRFALGPFTTARSSGAFTRPRTGGPAFRQNDATARAALTLLARPRPAAPVGPVRPAAPAGPVTAAAPAATVRPESVPPPLGVSPSAVSSVER from the coding sequence ATGCCCCTGTCGCCCCCGCCGCTGCCGTCCTCCGCGTCCGCACCGTCCTCCCCGTCCGCCGTGACCCCGTCCCTTGTCGTGATCGGGGCCGGGCCGCGCGGTACGGGATTCCTGGAGCGGATCGCCGCCAACGCGCGGTCGCTGTACGCCGGCCGGCGGCTCGACATCCATCTCGTCGACCCGTATCCGCCGGGCGGCGGCCGGATCTGGCGCCGGGACCAGTCGCCGCTCCTGTGGATGAACTCCATGGCCGAGGACGTCACCATGTACACCGACGACTCGGTGGCCCTGGCCGGACCCGTACGGGAGGGGCCCGCGCTGCACGAGTGGGCGGCGGCGGCCGGATCCGAGTCGGGGGACGGCGGTGACGTCGAAGACGTGCTCGGCGCGGAGCGGGCCGCTCTCACCGGGCAGTCCTTCCCCACCCGGCGGCTCCAGAGCGCCTATCTCGGCTGGGTCTACGAACAGGCCGTCGCCGCCCTGCCGCCCGGTGTCACCGTCCACCTCCACCCCACCAGCGCCCTGCGTGTCAGCGGACCGCGCGGCGGCCGGCAGCGCGTCTGGCTGGCCGGCCGCGCCGAACCGCTGACCGCCGATCTCGTGGTGCTGACCCTCGGCCATCTCGACGGCGAACCCGACGCGCAGCAGCGGGAGTTGGCGGAGTTCGCGCGGCGGCACGGGCTGCTCCACCTGCCGCCCGACTTCACCTCCGACAGCGATCTGTCCGCCCTGCCCGCCGGTGAACCGGTGCTCACCCGCGGCTTCGGACTCGCCTTCGTCGACCTGATGGTGCTTGTCACCGAGGGCCGCGGCGGGCGCTGGACCGGCAGCGACCAGGAGGACGGCGGCGGGCTCGTCTACCACCCCTCCGGGCGCGAACCCGTCCTGTACGTCGGGTCGCGGCGCGGGGTCCCGTACCACTCCAAGATCGGGTACACGCTGGACGGCGAACGGCCGCCGCTGCCCCGGTTCCTCGGGCCCGCGCAGGTCGACGCCCTGCTCGCCCGGGACGAGCCGGCCGACCACCGGCGCGATGTCCGGCCGCTCATCGACAAGGAGCTGGGCTTCGCCCACTACCACCGGCTCTTCCACGCGCACCCCGAGCGCACCCGCGGCGGCTGGACCGCCTTCGAGAAGGCGTACGCCGCCGCTACCGGCGGCCCGGAGCTGGCCGCGCTGGTCGCCGGGGCCGTGCCCGACCCGGCCGACCGGCTCGACCTCGGCGTGCTGGACCGGCCGCTGCGCGGGCGCGGCTTCGCCTCGTACGACGCACTCCAGGACGGTCTGCGCGACTACATAGCGGCGGATCTCGCCCGTCGGCACGATCCGTCCCACAGTGCGGACCTCGCCGTCTTCTACGCGCTGCTGTCGGTCTACGGCCAGCTGATCCGCCTCGGTGACGCGGGCGACCCCGACGGCCGGTGGCACGGCTTCTTCAGCTATCTCGCCTCCGGGCCGCCCGGGCCCCGGCTGCGGCAGCTCCTCGCGCTCTCCCGCGCCGGGGTCGTGCGCTTCCTCGGGCCGGACACGGCGATCGAGGCCGACGACGAGCGCGGTGTCTTCCGGGCCACGAGCCCCGCCGTACCGGGGGAGTACGTCGAGGCCCGCGCCCTTGTCGAGGCGCGGCTGCCCGATCCGTCACCGGCGCGCACCCGCAGCCCGCTGCTGCGCGCGCTGTACGAGGAGGGCGCGGCGGTGACCTCGTCGGCCGGTCTGGTCCGGGTCGACCCCGACGACGGCCGCCTCCTGGAGCGTGACGGCACCCCGCATCCGCGCCGCTTCGCGCTCGGCCCGTTCACCACCGCCCGGTCGAGCGGCGCCTTCACCCGGCCCCGCACCGGCGGCCCGGCCTTCCGGCAGAACGACGCCACCGCGCGCGCCGCCCTGACCCTGCTGGCCCGGCCGCGCCCCGCCGCGCCGGTCGGGCCCGTCAGGCCCGCCGCGCCCGCCGGGCCGGTCACGGCCGCCGCGCCCGCCGCGACCGTACGGCCGGAGTCCGTGCCGCCGCCGCTCGGGGTGTCCCCGTCCGCCGTCTCCTCCGTCGAAAGGTAG
- a CDS encoding lysophospholipid acyltransferase family protein — translation MRRDPGRGEAGGGVSGATKSAAPSPRGAAVGRGIGIGLMYGLWKPRVLGAWRVPASGPVILAVNHAHNIDGPMLMGTAPRPVHFLIKKEAFIGPLDPFLKGIGQLKVDRETTDRAAVTDALAVLRDGGVLGIFPEGSRGEGDFASLRAGLAYFAVRSGAPIVPVAVLGSTDRRGRLIPALPPLRGRVDVVFGDAFTAGDGSGRRTRTAMDDATVRIQERLTAHLENAGRLTGRR, via the coding sequence GTGCGTCGTGACCCTGGTCGAGGAGAAGCGGGCGGCGGCGTGAGCGGAGCCACGAAGAGCGCCGCGCCCTCGCCACGGGGCGCGGCGGTCGGGCGCGGTATCGGCATCGGGCTGATGTACGGCCTGTGGAAGCCCCGGGTGCTGGGCGCGTGGCGGGTGCCGGCGAGCGGGCCCGTCATACTGGCGGTGAACCACGCGCACAACATCGACGGTCCGATGCTGATGGGCACCGCGCCCCGGCCGGTGCACTTCCTGATCAAGAAGGAAGCGTTCATCGGGCCGCTCGATCCGTTCCTGAAGGGGATCGGACAGCTGAAGGTGGACCGCGAGACCACCGACCGCGCCGCGGTGACGGACGCGCTCGCCGTGCTCCGGGACGGCGGGGTGCTGGGCATCTTCCCGGAGGGCAGCAGGGGCGAGGGCGACTTCGCCTCCCTGCGCGCCGGGCTGGCGTACTTCGCCGTACGGTCCGGGGCGCCGATCGTGCCGGTCGCGGTCCTGGGCTCCACGGACCGCCGCGGCCGGCTGATACCGGCGCTGCCCCCGCTGCGCGGGCGCGTGGACGTCGTCTTCGGCGACGCCTTCACGGCGGGCGACGGGAGCGGGCGCCGTACGCGTACGGCGATGGACGACGCCACCGTGCGGATCCAGGAGCGGCTGACCGCCCACCTGGAAAACGCCGGGCGCCTGACCGGGCGCCGGTAG